One Dermacentor andersoni chromosome 6, qqDerAnde1_hic_scaffold, whole genome shotgun sequence genomic window carries:
- the LOC126522515 gene encoding sulfotransferase ssu-1-like: MEDERVLPFYEVISGLRLANFYPPYAVLSGLQYKPRDGDVFLVTYPQCGTLWMQQILYVLLHDGSSPKEAASLFRTFPLLELEGAEAVEDALSPRVITSHLPYDYIPKSLRAKYVVLVRDPRDVCAGMFRRLRTYPAYEFSDGLLSDFLDLFCADGVDYRGYFAHLRSWCDHRDDPNVFWLNYEELQSNFQDTVKRLSTFLGVEHKLFKSRSVFKKCQEKSTVSYMKSKTNKYMEEFLYIPFENLAADTRFSEGVKSFHASVQCSGFLDAMSSVRCVRSGKVGAWKDVITADDAKRVVDRTEQMGRDVANAVLYNR, from the coding sequence ATGGAGGACGAGCGCGTCTTGCCATTCTACGAAGTCATATCCGGACTGCGGCTGGCCAACTTTTACCCACCGTACGCAGTCCTCTCCGGCCTCCAGTACAAGCCAAGGGATGGCGACGTCTTCCTCGTGACCTATCCCCAGTGTGGCACGTTGTGGATGCAGCAGATTCTGTACGTTCTTCTTCACGATGGTTCCTCGCCCAAAGAAGCCGCCAGCCTCTTCCGGACCTTTCCCTTACTGGAGCTGGAAGGCGCGGAAGCCGTCGAGGACGCCCTCAGTCCACGGGTCATCACGTCTCATCTTCCGTACGACTACATCCCGAAGTCCCTGCGGGCCAAGTACGTGGTGCTCGTGCGCGACCCTCGCGATGTCTGTGCGGGCATGTTTCGACGACTCCGAACGTACCCTGCGTACGAGTTCAGCGACGGCCTGCTGAGCGACTTCCTGGACCTCTTCTGTGCCGACGGCGTCGACTATCGAGGATACTTCGCCCACTTGCGATCCTGGTGCGACCACCGGGACGACCCCAATGTGTTCTGGCTCAACTACGAGGAGCTGCAGTCTAATTTTCAAGACACCGTGAAACGTCTCTCGACATTCCTTGGAGTGGAACACAAGCTCTTCAAGAGCAGAAGCGTGTTCAAGAAGTGTCAGGAGAAGAGTACCGTGTCCTACATGAAATCCAAGACCAATAAATACATGGAAGAGTTCCTGTACATCCCGTTCGAGAATCTGGCAGCGGACACGAGGTTCTCCGAAGGCGTGAAGTCCTTCCACGCCTCCGTGCAGTGTTCAGGTTTCTTGGACGCAATGTCTAGTGTTCGCTGCGTCCGCAGTGGCAAAGTTGGCGCCTGGAAAGATGTTATCACTGccgatgatgccaagagagtcgTCGACCGAACGGAACAGATGGGACGTGACGTGGCGAACGCTGTCCTTTATAACAGGTGA